A region of the bacterium genome:
TCGCTGAAAACGTAAATCCAATCCCGCTGGTGAGGCCGCGGCCGGGGGATTACATCGGCACGACGAAATTTGGAATAATAGATTTGGAAACCGAGGAGAAAGGCCAGCCCAAGGTCAAACTAATCGAAACCGACGGCCAGGACGAAAGTTACTCGCACGATATGGCCTGGGCGCCGGACGAGGATAGGCTGCTTTTGTGCAAAATTGACAAGTCGGTGCAGACCTGGTCGGTTTGGGAATTGATCGACTTCGCGGAGGGCAAGGCCGTCAAGGTGTTTTCATACACCGACAAGCCGTGGTTCAACGACGCGTATCACGCGCTTTTTTGGGGACCCGGCAGGAATAGTTTCGTGACCCTGTTGGAGCGCACGGGCTGGTCGCACGCGTACTACGTCGATTTCGGCAAAAAACTGGAGGACGAACGTTCGAAATACGAGGCCGAAAAAAAGAAGAAAGAAGAGGAAAAGGCAAAAAAGAATAAGGGACAGCTTGATGCTCTCAAAAATCCATTCCCAGGTCAAAACGGCGAATCGGACGATGGCAAAGACTTCGGCGCGGGCGGTGAATCCGAACCGCCATCCGGCGAGAATGAAGTCGAAACGGAAGAGTGGTTTCCGGAACCCGTTCAACTCACGTTCGGCGAATACGAGGTTACATGGCTGGAAGTGCTTGACGACCGCACGACCGCTTACATACTGACAAGCGTTGACGGCCCTGCGCGCCGCTCTATTGAAAAGCTCGATATACTTTCGGGAGGCCGCAGGCGCATTTCAACAAAGCAGGGGTTCTGGAGTTTTGGAGGGGCTTGGGGCGAGGGAATCCGTATTTCCGATTCGGGTAAAACCGCGGTCGCATACGGAAGCGAAGCCGGACGTCCGGCATCTCTGTATTACGTTAATCTGGAATCGGCTCACTTTTCGCTTGTGCATGACCCCCGCCCCCCGGAGTGGGGACAATGGAACTGGATACTCCCGGAGCCCGTAGAATACACTAACACAGAATTTCCCGGAAAGGTTCACGCGTATTTGTACCTGCCGCCGTATCACAAGGCCGGCGACAAGCGCCCCGTGGTGATATACATTCATGGTGCGGGCTATGCGCAGGATTGCATCGAGCGTCTGTCGTGGCTGGACGCGATGCACATTTACATGGCTGACACTCTTGGATACGCCGTGCTGGTCGTGGACTACCGAGGTTCAAGCGGGTACGGCAGGAAATGGCGCGTCGACGTGGCTGGAAGGCTTGGCGAACTCGAGGATTCGGACGCGCGCGCGGGTCTAGCTTATTTGGAACGAAGCGGAATTCTTGATACAGAAAAAGCCGGCATTTGGGGCTGGAGCTATGGCGGCTTCCAAACCAACATGAGCATGCTGCGCTCGCCGGGTGTGTGGAAAGCCGGCGTGGCAATGGCCGCGGTCAACGACTGGGCAAATTACAACCACTGGTACAGCACCCAGCGGCTAGGCGATCCCAAAGACAACAAAGAAGCGTATAAAAAAAGCGCTACGATCACGTACGCGGACGGCCTTGCGGGCAATCTGCTGATGGTTCACGGAATGATGGACGACAACGTGATGGTGCAGGATTTCATGCTGCTCGCAGACGAGTTGATAAACAAGGGGAAAAACTTCGACATGTTCGTTTTCCCCGAAGACAGCCACGGAATAAACACGACGCAGCGGATGATTTACTTTGCAAAGCTAACTGCGGGTTACTTCGAAGATCATTTCGGAAGGGGACCCGGCGCGCCCGCGGCGGCGCATTTCGCGGATTGAATCGCTCCATTTAGAAGCCCTTTTTCGAGCAGCAACTCGAAATAAACCGACTCGATCCGCTCGACCATTTTCATCGCATCCCATTCCGGATAGACCATCGCGCGTCCCTGTTCCCCCAATTTCGCGCGAAGAACGGGATCGCCCGCAAGAAGGCAAAGTTTTTTTGCGAAGTCGTCTGTGTTGCCCGGAAGCACAAGGAAACCCGTCTGGCCGTTGATGCACGCTTCGGGGATGCCGTCCACCGCGTTCATCACCATCGGTTTGCGGCACCACATGGCCTGCGCGCAAACTTGTGGAAGCCCCTCGTGGAAAGTCGTGAGCGTCACCACATCCGCCGCCGAAATGTACGGCTCGATGTCCTTTTGCCAACCGGTCAAGATGAAATTCTTCTCGAGATTAAGCTCTCTTATTTTAGCCTCGACAAGCGGGCGCTGCACCCCGTCGCCAACAATTACGAATTTGGCATTCGGCACAACAGGAACTACCTTTGCGGCGACTTCGACCAGTCCGAGATTGTTTTTCCCCGGCTTGAAGCTGTTGACCTGGCTGACCACGAAATCATCGGGCGAAATGCCAAGCTTTTCGCGCATTGCGGGTCCGCTCGAGCACCCTCCCCCGGCCTCGAAAAGATTGAAGTCGATTCCGCTGCGGATTGTCGTGTACTGATTGCGCTTGCCGATGCCCGCTCGCAATCCTTTTTCGATGTCGGCCTTGGATACCGTGATTATTTTGTCTGTGAAATGCGCGCAAATCCGCTCCGGAACCGTGTATATAAAGTTCTTTGTTGCGCTTTGAAATCTATGAAAAGGCCAGCCATGAACGGTGTGTATGATTATCGGGACGCGCGCGTTGCGTGCCGCCCACCTGCCCGCGATGCCGGCTTTTGAGGAATGAGTGTGCACGATGTCCGGCTTGATTCGGGAAAGCATCGAGGTCAATTGCCGCACGGTGGCCAAGTCAGCAATCGGTCTTATTTCCCGCCCCATTTGAGGAACGATCAGCAGTTCCATATCGGGGATGGCCTGGGCTTCTCCGTTGAGCATCCCGAGATTGTTGGTGATCAGGAAAACTTCGTATCGCTCGCGGTCATGATTCTTCACCGTAAACAAGGTATTGCGCTGGGCGCCTCCAAGCTCAAGCTGCGTGATTATGTGCACAACCTTGAACTTGCGCTTGAGTTTCAGTTTGCCGTTGCGCGCGACAACCTGCCCGGGCTCATCCCGGGACTTTTCGAGTAACGATGCCGTGTCACCGCTCAAGATTCCTTGCTCCCCGCGATCCGGCAAGCCGCATCGCGTCCGTCCAGGATCGCCTGCTCCATTGTGGAGTAAGACCAAGTCCCGTACCGGCCGATGCTCATTATACCGCTTTCGTTCAGAAACCGGAACACGGAATCGAGTGCGCTCGCTCTGTTTCTATCAAAAATCACATAAGCGTACGGAAGGTCGAGAACCCTTTCCACCAGTATTTCGTCATCGGCAGTGAGCAATCCTATGCGCCGCAAACCATCCAGCGTTTGCTCCGCAACAGTTGCTTGTGAAATTGGCTTATATTCGCTATAGCTTATCTCGGCGCAAAGGCTGAAATGTCCTTTGGCTGGAGTCATTGAATCAGCCAGATTCGAAGGCAATCCGACGCGATGGAATACCAGATCCTCGCCGGGAGTGTAATACCAATGCGTGCCTTCCCGCAGGCCATCGGGCTCACCTCGCACTCCGTAGTTGATGCTGTAAATCCCTGCAACTTTGAGTTTAGAGGCCGCCAACCGCACTTCAGGCGGCGCGCCTTCGCCCATCATCTCGACGAGCACGGTCACCGGCAATGTGGAAATCAGCGTTCCGTAATCAATCCAATCTCCGCCCGCATAAACGCGCTTGCCAACGATGTCGATTTTTTCAATCCGCGTGTTCAACTTCGGTGGCGCTATATGAGGAAGGAATCCCCGCGCGAGCACTTCGATCCCGCCCGATTTCGAATACCAAAACTGCGCGTTGTATCCGATTTTCGCCGATGGGGGACGGATGGCTCCGTCAATCGCCGCCTCGACAGAAGGTTCCGGCACGAATCCGCCCATCCAATCGCAAGTCATCTCCCGCGGATGTACGGTCCACATTTTTTCGTTGTAAGGATACATAAACCATTTGGCTACGCCCTCACCGCAGCTTTTCAGTATCCAATCCTCGAACGATTCGATTCTATCGATGCCGCTTTCGTATTTCGCCTTGATAATCCCAAGCAGGCATTCCTTGATCACGTCCGGCGGCAGGCCGAAAGTGTTCACTTGAATCGGATAGTCCGTCACGGCATCTCCGATTATTATTTTGCTTGACCTGTCCTGCAAAAACATCTCGTCGCCGCAAAGCTTTTGCATGAGCTTAAGCATGTAATCGCTTTTGATATGCAGAAGGTGGCCGGTGTAATCGAACGTGAATCCCGCGATTCGCTCGCTTCTTACGAGTCCGCCAGGACGCGACTCCGCTTCCAGAAGCAAATAATCGCCTTTGCCCGCTTGCTCCAAGTGATATGCGGCAGATAACCCAGCCAGGCCGGCGCCCGCGATTAAAACCGGACCGCTCAACACCTGTCTCCGGAAACGCCGCCGTTTTTCTCTACGTATTCAACGGGCACCGGCACGTCCACGGCTACGCAAAGCGCGTGCCCGAATCCGACAAATGACAATGCGATCGCGGCGAAAACTAACAAAAAGTAAATCGGTTCAAGTTCCTGCATCACTATTGCGAATACCGAAAGCGCGGCGGCCATAGCGTAAATATAGTCAACGGTCAGTCTACGGTCTATTCCGAGCGCAATCATCCTGAGAGCGAAATGATCCTTGCTTCCCGCTAGGGGGCTCATCCCCTTTTTCCGGCGAAGGTACATAACATAAAGCGTGTCGAATATGGGAATCGCCAGCACTACAAGCGGTGTGAAAACCGCAACCGGATTGGTTGCGCCTTGCGTGTAAAGCATACCCAGTCCGGCCAGCATGAATCCCAAAAACGTGCTTCCCGCATCCCCCATGAAAATTTTGGCGGGGTGATAATTGTAACGGAGAAAACCCAGCGCGGCGCCTGCGACCGCAAGCCCGCCCAGAACTACCAGCCCGCCCTGCCCTGAAAGCGAAGACATAATGCTTAAGGTAACGGCGGCGAATACTGCCACCCCTGCAGCGAATCCGTCGAGGATATCTATTATGTTGAACGCGTTGATAATCCCCACAAAGGTGAATACGCTAAGAAAGTACGTCAAAGCGTAATAAGGCCAGCCTTCCAATCCAAATGAATGCAGAAACGGAAGCTCCATTCTAAGCCCCGTCGCGGCGGCCAATATCGAAATCCCAATTTGGAAGAACAGCCGGTGCGATACTTCCGCGGTCTTGATATCGTCAATGAGTCCCGCGACTAAGACCGAAGTACCGCACACGACCAATCCAAGAAACGACGGCGAGGGCAGAATGATACCAAGCGCTGCGAGCAGAGCGAGCGGCAAGATCGCGCCAAGAAATATGGGGATTCCGCCGAGATAGGGAACTATCCGCGAGTGGGTCTTAATCGAGGAATTCGGTTTGTCAACTATCTTCAGCTTCCGAGCGATTTTCGCGGCAAGAGGTGTAGCGGCTAGCGCCACAGCGAGACCCAAAGACAACGCCAGCACGGATGCCGGATCAAAAAGCACGATTGGAAGACTCCTTACTCCCTTTCGGAAATCAAGAAATAAAGAACCTGCGCGGCGGTTCCGACGCCTTGTTCTCCGACCGGGAGTGCCTATTATACCCATCGAAAAGCATGATGGGTTTATCCAATCAAAAGGAAATTTCCGGGTACCAGTTACGCTTGCCGGCTAATCCAAT
Encoded here:
- a CDS encoding prolyl oligopeptidase family serine peptidase — translated: MKRRLRFALIHFRRPSAAVMRLVVISFAACFLAALPAYADPAPSAEHKRPLTLDAAFGKPYINGQLPGTIHISPDDKWIACTWADDARGYTEIWLFSPGGETRRKLTETKEKRRAELIKENEEIEDEDDRLTDDEITEKLERERNFGQLEWDPDGRGLWFVYRGDLMRIDAFPEGGAIPPMEKILHTGSWVGAIKFSEDGRYLGIGLAGEIWIRNQKTGALWQLTTDAAGTKTNDGLYWSKSGRYLAFTQSDWSNTRTTYMADFIAENVNPIPLVRPRPGDYIGTTKFGIIDLETEEKGQPKVKLIETDGQDESYSHDMAWAPDEDRLLLCKIDKSVQTWSVWELIDFAEGKAVKVFSYTDKPWFNDAYHALFWGPGRNSFVTLLERTGWSHAYYVDFGKKLEDERSKYEAEKKKKEEEKAKKNKGQLDALKNPFPGQNGESDDGKDFGAGGESEPPSGENEVETEEWFPEPVQLTFGEYEVTWLEVLDDRTTAYILTSVDGPARRSIEKLDILSGGRRRISTKQGFWSFGGAWGEGIRISDSGKTAVAYGSEAGRPASLYYVNLESAHFSLVHDPRPPEWGQWNWILPEPVEYTNTEFPGKVHAYLYLPPYHKAGDKRPVVIYIHGAGYAQDCIERLSWLDAMHIYMADTLGYAVLVVDYRGSSGYGRKWRVDVAGRLGELEDSDARAGLAYLERSGILDTEKAGIWGWSYGGFQTNMSMLRSPGVWKAGVAMAAVNDWANYNHWYSTQRLGDPKDNKEAYKKSATITYADGLAGNLLMVHGMMDDNVMVQDFMLLADELINKGKNFDMFVFPEDSHGINTTQRMIYFAKLTAGYFEDHFGRGPGAPAAAHFAD
- a CDS encoding glycosyltransferase family 4 protein → MSGDTASLLEKSRDEPGQVVARNGKLKLKRKFKVVHIITQLELGGAQRNTLFTVKNHDRERYEVFLITNNLGMLNGEAQAIPDMELLIVPQMGREIRPIADLATVRQLTSMLSRIKPDIVHTHSSKAGIAGRWAARNARVPIIIHTVHGWPFHRFQSATKNFIYTVPERICAHFTDKIITVSKADIEKGLRAGIGKRNQYTTIRSGIDFNLFEAGGGCSSGPAMREKLGISPDDFVVSQVNSFKPGKNNLGLVEVAAKVVPVVPNAKFVIVGDGVQRPLVEAKIRELNLEKNFILTGWQKDIEPYISAADVVTLTTFHEGLPQVCAQAMWCRKPMVMNAVDGIPEACINGQTGFLVLPGNTDDFAKKLCLLAGDPVLRAKLGEQGRAMVYPEWDAMKMVERIESVYFELLLEKGLLNGAIQSAKCAAAGAPGPLPK
- a CDS encoding FAD-dependent oxidoreductase; the encoded protein is MSGPVLIAGAGLAGLSAAYHLEQAGKGDYLLLEAESRPGGLVRSERIAGFTFDYTGHLLHIKSDYMLKLMQKLCGDEMFLQDRSSKIIIGDAVTDYPIQVNTFGLPPDVIKECLLGIIKAKYESGIDRIESFEDWILKSCGEGVAKWFMYPYNEKMWTVHPREMTCDWMGGFVPEPSVEAAIDGAIRPPSAKIGYNAQFWYSKSGGIEVLARGFLPHIAPPKLNTRIEKIDIVGKRVYAGGDWIDYGTLISTLPVTVLVEMMGEGAPPEVRLAASKLKVAGIYSINYGVRGEPDGLREGTHWYYTPGEDLVFHRVGLPSNLADSMTPAKGHFSLCAEISYSEYKPISQATVAEQTLDGLRRIGLLTADDEILVERVLDLPYAYVIFDRNRASALDSVFRFLNESGIMSIGRYGTWSYSTMEQAILDGRDAACRIAGSKES
- a CDS encoding undecaprenyl/decaprenyl-phosphate alpha-N-acetylglucosaminyl 1-phosphate transferase, whose protein sequence is MLFDPASVLALSLGLAVALAATPLAAKIARKLKIVDKPNSSIKTHSRIVPYLGGIPIFLGAILPLALLAALGIILPSPSFLGLVVCGTSVLVAGLIDDIKTAEVSHRLFFQIGISILAAATGLRMELPFLHSFGLEGWPYYALTYFLSVFTFVGIINAFNIIDILDGFAAGVAVFAAVTLSIMSSLSGQGGLVVLGGLAVAGAALGFLRYNYHPAKIFMGDAGSTFLGFMLAGLGMLYTQGATNPVAVFTPLVVLAIPIFDTLYVMYLRRKKGMSPLAGSKDHFALRMIALGIDRRLTVDYIYAMAAALSVFAIVMQELEPIYFLLVFAAIALSFVGFGHALCVAVDVPVPVEYVEKNGGVSGDRC